The following is a genomic window from Sphingobacterium spiritivorum.
TTGGAGTGATCCAGCTAAAAATAGCCAGTTGGTTCAAAAAATATAATTAGAAATAGCACGTAAAGTTATATATTGTACATATGAACGAATATCTTGACCCCAATCCTGAACATCTGAATCCTGCGGATCGTGATCTGGAGCGTGTGCTCAGACCCCAGACGTTTGAAGATTTCACAGGTCAGGAAAAAATTCTTGAAAATCTGTCAATCTTTGTAAGGGCAGCTAAATTAAGGGGAGAGGCATTGGATCATGTGTTGTTACACGGCCCTCCGGGACTGGGAAAGACGACATTATCCAATATCATTGCCAATGAGATGGGAGTAGGCATCAAGATCACTTCAGGTCCGGTATTGGACAAACCGGGAGATCTGGCCGGTCTGCTTACCAATCTGGAAGAAGGTGACATTCTGTTTATCGATGAGATACATCGCCTCAGTCCTCTGGTAGAAGAATATCTGTATTCAGCTATGGAGGATTTTAAAATCGATATTATGCTTGAAACGGGGCCCAATGCACGCTCGGTACAGATCTCGCTGAATCCGTTTACCCTGGTAGGCGCTACTACACGTTCGGGATTGCTGACTGCTCCGCTGAGAGCCCGTTTCGGGATCAATTCAAGACTGCAATATTACGATGCAAAATTGCTGACAACTATTGTATTGCGCTCAGCTACAATTCTTAATACACCTA
Proteins encoded in this region:
- the ruvB gene encoding Holliday junction branch migration DNA helicase RuvB, with the translated sequence MNEYLDPNPEHLNPADRDLERVLRPQTFEDFTGQEKILENLSIFVRAAKLRGEALDHVLLHGPPGLGKTTLSNIIANEMGVGIKITSGPVLDKPGDLAGLLTNLEEGDILFIDEIHRLSPLVEEYLYSAMEDFKIDIMLETGPNARSVQISLNPFTLVGATTRSGLLTAPLRARFGINSRLQYYDAKLLTTIVLRSATILNTPISDEGAYEIARRSRGTPRIANALLRRTRDFAQIKGNGSIDRAIAQYALNALNVDENGLDEMDNRILTTIIDKFKGGPVGLKTIATAVGEDEGTIEEVYEPFLIQEGYLMRTSRGRECTEAAFKHLGRIHHSRGNTLF